The Medicago truncatula cultivar Jemalong A17 chromosome 4, MtrunA17r5.0-ANR, whole genome shotgun sequence genome includes a region encoding these proteins:
- the LOC11438160 gene encoding TBC1 domain family member 15, protein MLESELHDLSDDSDYAAASQQQGSASVMQRTDSFQQSSSSNELEGAEIVYSKDNVAIHPTQFAISGRLKLIKQGTSLFMTWIPYKGHNADNGLSDKDRNLYTIRAVPFTDVRSIRRHTPALGWQYIIVVLSSGLAYPPLYFYSGGVKEFLATIKQHVLLVRSAEDANVFLVNDFQSTLQKTLSSLELPRAVPLARGPSDMSADESTLNENQERNDSGVNNGSVSVPQFHRRPRHKVNDPTRDLSIQVLEKFSLVTKFARETTSQLFRENQTNGFRANERRTRIETNLDPPKSSQTNLDPPKSSTVAGKVSDENSAFSDSKEFDNLSLVWGKPRQSPLGSKEWITFVDSEGRVIDSEALRKRIFYGGLDHELRNEVWGLLLGYYPYDSTYAEREFLKSVKKSEYETIKNQWQSISSAQAKRFTKFRERKGLIEKDVVRTDRSLTFYEGDDNPNVNVLRDILLTYSFYNFDLGYCQGMSDLLSPILFVMEDESEAFWCFVSLMERLGPNFNRDQNGMHSQLFALSKLVELLDSPLHNYFKQRDCLNYFFCFRWILIQFKREFEYEKTMRLWEVLWTHYPSEHLHLYVCVAVLKRCRGKIIGEEMDFDSLLKFINELSGHIDLDATLRDAEALSICAGEEGAARIPPGTPPSLPVDDGSFYYQQDDEVL, encoded by the exons ATGCTAGAATCTGAACTTCACGACCTCTCCGACGACAGCGATTACGCTGCTGCGTCACAGCAACAA GGTTCGGCTAGCGTGATGCAGCGTACCGACAGCTTCCAACAAAGCTCATCTTCTAATGAACTGGAAGGTGCTGAAATTGTATATTCCAAGGATAATGTTGCTATTCATCCAACTCAGTTTGCTATTAGTGGAAGATTGAAGTTAATTAAGCAAGGGACTTCCTTGTTTATG ACTTGGATACCTTACAAAGGGCATAACGCGGATAATGGTTTGTCTGATAAAG ACAGAAACCTTTACACCATTAGGGCGGTGCCGTTTACGGATGTCAGGTCAATCAGGAGGCATACTCCTGCTCTTGGATGGCAATATATCATTGTTGTTCTATCGTCAG GACTTGCCTATCCTCCGCTATATTTCTATAGTGGAGGAGTCAAAGAATTCCTTGCTACAATAAAGCAACATGTTCTTCTTGTGAG GTCTGCTGAAGATGCAAACGTATTCCTAGTAAATGATTTTCAGAGTACACTGCAG AAAACTTTGTCTTCCTTGGAACTGCCCAGGGCTGTTCCTCTTGCACGTGGACCTTCAGATATGTCAGCTGATGAGTCCACTTTGAATGAGAACCAAGAGAGGAATGACAGTGGTGTCAATAATGGAAGTGTAAGTGTTCCTCAGTTCCATAGGAGACCAAGACATAAAGTTAACGATCCTACTCGGGACCTCTCTATTCAGGTTTTGGAGAAGTTTTCTCTTGTTACTAAGTTTGCCCGTGAAACAACTTCACAACTCTTCAGAGAAAATCAGACTAATGGATTCAGGGCCAATGAGAGGAGAACCCGTATAGAGACTAACCTTGATCCTCCAAAGTCTTCCCAGACTAACCTTGATCCTCCGAAGTCTTCCACTGTTGCAGGAAAAGTTTCTGATGAAAATTCTGCTTTCTCAGATTCTAAGGAG TTTGACAATTTGTCGCTAGTGTGGGGAAAACCGCGACAATCTCCTTTAGGTTCTAAAGAG TGGATTACATTCGTTGATTCTGAAGGGAGAGTCATAGATTCAGAAGCTTTGAGAAAGAGAATATTTTACGGCGGACTTGACCACGAATTACGGAATGAG GTCTGGGGTTTGCTTTTGGGATACTATCCGTATGACTCAACATATGCTGAGAGAGAATTCCTGAAGTCGGTAAAGAAGTCAGAGTACGAGACCATAAAGAACCAGTGGCAG AGTATCTCCTCGGCTCAGGCTAAACGATTCACAAAATTCAGGGAAAGAAAAGGGCTTATTGAGAAAGATGTG GTGAGAACTGATAGATCGCTTACTTTCTATGAGGGGGATGACAATCCAAATGTCAATGTTCTGCGGGATATCCTGTTGACATATTCATTCTACAACTTCGACCTTGGTTATTGTCAG GGAATGAGTGATCTTCTGTCTCCAATATTGTTTGTGATGGAGGATGAATCAGAGGCATTTTGGTGTTTTGTCTCTCTGATGGAACGTCTTGGACCCAATTTTAATCGTGATCAAAATGGCATGCACTCTCAACTTTTTGCATTATCCAAG TTGGTGGAGCTGTTGGATTCTCCATTGCATAACTATTTTAAGCAGCGCGACTGCCTcaattatttcttttgtttccGCTGGATTTTGATTCAATTTAAAAG GGAATTCGAATACGAGAAAACAATGCGCTTGTGGGAAGTATTATGGACACATTATCCCTCAGAACATCTGCACCTCTATGTATGTGTTGCAGTCTTGAAACGATGCCGTGGTAAAATAATTGGGGAGGAAATGGACTTTGACAGCCTTTTGAAGTTTATAAATGAGCTAAGTGGTCACATCGACCTTGATGCAACGTTAAGGGATGCAGAGGCTCTATCCATATGTGCTGGTGAGGAAGGTGCAGCCCGTATCCCACCCGGTACTCCACCATCGTTGCCTGTTGATGATGGTTCGTTTTACTACCAACAAGATGATGAAGTGTTGTAG